In the genome of Sorangium aterium, one region contains:
- a CDS encoding metallophosphoesterase produces MVRPVTRRAFLHASCCAAGIAAFDGIAIEPSWLDVAEHDVPIPRLPAALQGFRIAHLSDIHLRALGGVHEKAIDAIRRLAPDLVVLTGDSIEGEGSLGALEEFCRRLAAPGREVLATVGNWEHWGHVPLQRLSEVYARAGARLLGNESVLLKRGLSVVATDDFCSGNHDLRAALTNVPSAPARLFLTHAPGIFEALSPGAPRFDLGLAGHTHGGQIRALGTAVWVPPGSGRFRSGMYDTAHGRVYVSRGVGTSVLPVRFTCRPELPVFRLIAG; encoded by the coding sequence ATGGTCCGACCGGTCACCCGTCGAGCGTTCCTCCACGCCAGCTGCTGCGCTGCTGGAATTGCCGCCTTCGATGGGATCGCCATCGAACCTTCGTGGCTCGATGTCGCCGAGCACGATGTCCCGATTCCGCGGCTCCCGGCCGCGCTTCAGGGGTTTCGGATCGCTCACCTCTCCGACATCCACCTGCGCGCGCTCGGCGGTGTGCACGAGAAGGCCATCGACGCCATCCGCAGGCTGGCGCCCGATCTCGTCGTGCTGACCGGCGACTCGATCGAGGGCGAGGGCTCGCTCGGCGCGCTGGAGGAGTTCTGCCGCAGGCTCGCCGCGCCGGGGCGGGAGGTCCTCGCCACCGTCGGCAACTGGGAACACTGGGGGCACGTCCCCTTGCAAAGGCTGAGCGAGGTGTACGCGCGCGCCGGAGCCAGGCTCCTCGGGAACGAGTCGGTGCTGCTGAAGCGCGGCCTCTCCGTCGTCGCGACGGACGATTTCTGCAGCGGGAACCACGACCTGCGCGCCGCCCTGACGAACGTGCCATCCGCTCCGGCTCGGCTCTTTCTCACGCACGCGCCCGGCATCTTCGAGGCGCTCTCTCCCGGCGCGCCGCGCTTCGACCTGGGCCTCGCGGGGCATACGCATGGAGGGCAGATCCGAGCGCTCGGAACGGCGGTGTGGGTTCCGCCTGGATCGGGCCGATTTCGCTCGGGTATGTACGACACGGCCCATGGCAGGGTGTACGTGAGCCGCGGTGTCGGCACGAGCGTCTTGCCTGTGCGGTTCACGTGCCGGCCAGAGCTCCCCGTGTTCCGGCTGATCGCCGGGTGA
- a CDS encoding putative metal-binding motif-containing protein yields MLTLGACPCCDGFVPPGASACPHCGATATAERVTCAQARHGMASRLLAVASGGMMAVTLMACYGMPPCDGPATDSDGDGYQATCEGYGPEEDCDDGDPDIHPGATDVAGDSIDQDCSGDDTPLGTGGGGGSGTAGGGAP; encoded by the coding sequence ATGCTCACCCTCGGCGCTTGTCCTTGCTGCGATGGCTTCGTTCCCCCGGGCGCTTCCGCCTGCCCGCATTGCGGCGCGACGGCCACGGCCGAGCGCGTCACCTGCGCGCAGGCGCGCCACGGGATGGCGAGCAGGCTGCTCGCGGTGGCGTCGGGCGGCATGATGGCTGTCACGCTGATGGCCTGCTACGGCATGCCCCCGTGCGACGGGCCGGCGACCGACAGCGACGGCGACGGCTACCAGGCGACATGCGAGGGCTACGGGCCCGAGGAGGACTGCGACGACGGCGATCCGGACATCCACCCCGGGGCGACGGACGTGGCAGGTGACAGCATCGATCAGGACTGCAGCGGCGACGACACCCCGCTCGGCACCGGCGGCGGGGGCGGCAGCGGCACCGCAGGCGGCGGCGCCCCTTGA
- a CDS encoding 2-dehydropantoate 2-reductase, whose translation MKIAVYGFGSIGGLLGARLATAGCDVSAVARGENLAALQRRGLLLQVDGEITRVPIRAAQDPAALGAQDVVIIAVKATALADVAARIAPLLREDTIVVPAMNGVPWWFFAPENVPYAGARLQSLDPGDVVPRAIRLRQVIGCVVHLSGSSPEPGLVRVGPGNHLLLGEPAGGHSDRVSALVELLRRAGFEAKASADIRTDIWYKLWGNMTMNPVSVLTGATCDRILDDPLVRGFCLHAMQEAAAIGDRIGCPIAQSGEDRMEVTRRLGAFKTSMLQDAEAGKSLEIDALVTVVHEIGKLTGVPTPTIDSLLGLVRLCGRTRGLYAG comes from the coding sequence ATGAAAATTGCTGTTTACGGCTTCGGATCCATCGGCGGCTTGCTGGGCGCCCGGCTGGCGACGGCCGGCTGCGACGTCAGCGCCGTCGCGCGCGGAGAGAACCTCGCCGCCTTGCAGAGGCGCGGCTTGCTGCTGCAAGTCGATGGAGAGATCACCCGCGTGCCGATCCGCGCGGCGCAGGATCCGGCCGCGCTCGGCGCGCAGGACGTCGTGATCATCGCGGTCAAGGCCACCGCGCTTGCCGACGTCGCCGCGCGCATCGCGCCGCTGCTCCGCGAGGACACGATCGTCGTCCCCGCGATGAACGGCGTGCCGTGGTGGTTCTTCGCCCCCGAGAACGTGCCGTATGCCGGAGCTCGGCTCCAGTCGCTCGATCCCGGCGACGTCGTGCCGCGCGCCATCCGGCTCCGCCAGGTGATCGGCTGCGTCGTGCACCTGTCGGGTTCAAGCCCGGAACCGGGGCTGGTGCGCGTCGGCCCCGGCAACCACCTGCTCCTCGGCGAGCCGGCCGGCGGACATTCGGACCGGGTGAGCGCGCTTGTCGAGCTGCTGCGGCGCGCCGGCTTCGAGGCCAAGGCCAGCGCCGACATCCGGACCGACATCTGGTACAAGCTGTGGGGCAACATGACGATGAACCCGGTGTCTGTGCTCACCGGAGCGACGTGCGATCGGATACTCGACGATCCGCTGGTGCGCGGCTTCTGCCTTCACGCGATGCAGGAAGCGGCGGCGATCGGCGATAGGATCGGTTGCCCGATCGCGCAGAGCGGAGAAGACCGGATGGAGGTCACGCGCAGGCTCGGCGCGTTCAAGACATCGATGCTGCAGGACGCGGAAGCGGGCAAGTCGCTGGAGATCGATGCGCTGGTGACCGTGGTCCATGAGATAGGCAAGCTGACCGGCGTGCCGACGCCGACCATCGATAGCCTGCTCGGCCTCGTGCGCCTGTGCGGCCGCACGCGCGGCTTGTATGCCGGATGA
- a CDS encoding radical SAM/SPASM domain-containing protein, translating to MALRRLDVVPGEYFPAYVVWELTLRCDQPCRHCGSRAGAARPSELGTEEALGVVRQLAAMGAREVVLIGGEAYLHDGFLEIIAALKAAGVRPTMTTGGRGITAEIAAQMKEAGLHSVSVSVDGLERAHDLIRKAPGSHRSALSALGHLRGAGLLTAANTNLNRVNQGDLEALYDLLREQGIKAWQVQITAALGRAADRPAMLLQPYDLLDVLPRIAALKRRAFQDGITVMPGNNLGYFGPEEALLRSLREGGRDHFRGCQAGKLVLGIESDGAVKGCPSLQSDAYVGGNLRGRALQEIWDEAPRLAFARARTADDLWGFCRSCAFAEVCMGGCSFTAHALFGRPGNNPYCHFRARTLAAQGKRERLVPAEPAAGRPFDNGLFELVLEDLDGPDPGLDSPERLVQLTRKPRPSS from the coding sequence ATGGCGCTGCGCCGTCTCGATGTGGTTCCCGGCGAGTATTTCCCGGCGTACGTCGTCTGGGAGCTGACGCTCCGCTGCGATCAGCCCTGTCGGCACTGCGGCTCCCGGGCAGGGGCTGCGCGGCCCTCGGAGCTCGGCACCGAGGAGGCGCTGGGCGTGGTGCGGCAGCTCGCGGCGATGGGCGCCCGCGAGGTGGTGCTCATCGGCGGCGAGGCCTACCTGCACGACGGCTTTCTGGAGATCATCGCGGCGCTCAAGGCCGCGGGCGTGCGGCCGACCATGACCACCGGGGGGCGCGGGATCACCGCGGAGATCGCGGCGCAGATGAAGGAGGCCGGCCTGCACAGCGTCTCGGTCAGCGTCGACGGGCTGGAGCGCGCCCACGACCTCATCCGCAAGGCCCCGGGCAGCCACCGGAGCGCGCTCTCGGCGCTCGGGCACCTCCGGGGCGCGGGGCTGCTCACCGCGGCCAACACCAACCTCAACCGGGTGAACCAGGGCGATCTAGAGGCGCTCTACGACCTGCTCCGGGAGCAGGGGATCAAGGCGTGGCAGGTGCAGATCACCGCGGCGCTCGGGCGCGCGGCCGACAGGCCGGCGATGTTGCTCCAGCCCTACGATCTGCTCGACGTGCTCCCGCGCATCGCCGCGCTGAAGCGGCGGGCCTTCCAGGACGGGATCACGGTGATGCCCGGCAACAACCTGGGCTACTTCGGCCCGGAGGAGGCGCTCTTGCGCTCGCTGCGCGAGGGCGGCCGCGACCACTTTCGCGGCTGTCAGGCCGGGAAGCTGGTGCTGGGGATCGAGTCCGACGGCGCGGTGAAGGGCTGCCCGTCGCTCCAGAGCGATGCGTACGTGGGCGGCAACCTGCGCGGGCGCGCGCTCCAGGAGATCTGGGACGAGGCGCCGCGCCTCGCGTTCGCGAGGGCGCGCACGGCCGACGATCTCTGGGGCTTCTGCCGGAGCTGCGCGTTCGCGGAGGTGTGCATGGGCGGGTGCAGCTTCACGGCGCACGCGCTCTTCGGGCGGCCGGGGAACAACCCGTACTGCCACTTCCGCGCGCGCACGCTGGCCGCGCAGGGCAAGCGCGAGCGCCTCGTGCCGGCCGAGCCGGCCGCGGGGAGGCCGTTCGACAACGGGCTGTTCGAGCTCGTGCTGGAGGATCTCGACGGCCCCGATCCCGGGCTCGATTCCCCGGAGCGGCTGGTCCAGCTCACGCGCAAGCCGCGGCCCTCGAGCTGA
- a CDS encoding multiheme c-type cytochrome produces MLIAGALAGACAAAPDAPARPAGDVEAPSGGALPGAAEAARVPMPRPARARLGAAVVANQACEGCHEEVAREWRASLHHRANTEPAYRRAFAIEPMPFCRACHAPEARPEEPEPEALGALGVGCVTCHVTSDGEGGLAGEAAAPVLAAPWAGRGAPPAAPHAVIRDARFGGADACAACHEFAFPTARGRSAAELMQSTVIEHRASPAADQPCAACHMPRGPAGRRGHGFAGSRDEALVRGAVAVTARRLSATRVAVTLAPANAGHAFPTGDLFRRLEVSAEALGPDELVLGQAERYLTRHFALRPGAIGRKLVADDRVHAEPVTVELDVGAAGEGRAIAWQVAYQRVAHPNGVDLRDAEIEGEIRVASGRLAP; encoded by the coding sequence TTGCTGATCGCGGGCGCCCTCGCGGGCGCGTGCGCTGCCGCGCCGGACGCGCCCGCGCGGCCGGCAGGCGACGTCGAGGCGCCGTCCGGCGGCGCCCTGCCTGGGGCCGCGGAGGCGGCGCGGGTGCCCATGCCGAGGCCGGCGCGGGCGCGGCTCGGGGCGGCGGTGGTCGCGAACCAGGCCTGCGAGGGGTGCCACGAGGAGGTGGCGCGGGAGTGGCGCGCGTCGCTCCACCACCGGGCGAACACCGAGCCGGCCTACCGGCGGGCGTTCGCGATCGAGCCGATGCCGTTCTGCCGGGCCTGCCACGCGCCCGAGGCGAGGCCGGAGGAGCCAGAGCCGGAGGCGCTCGGGGCGCTCGGGGTGGGGTGCGTGACGTGCCACGTGACCAGCGACGGCGAGGGCGGGCTCGCGGGGGAGGCGGCGGCGCCGGTGCTCGCGGCGCCGTGGGCGGGGCGCGGGGCTCCGCCGGCGGCGCCGCACGCGGTGATCCGGGACGCGCGGTTCGGGGGCGCGGACGCGTGCGCGGCCTGCCACGAGTTCGCGTTCCCCACGGCGCGAGGGCGATCGGCCGCGGAGCTGATGCAGTCGACCGTCATCGAGCACCGCGCGTCGCCGGCCGCGGATCAGCCCTGCGCGGCGTGCCACATGCCGCGCGGGCCGGCGGGGCGGCGCGGCCATGGGTTCGCAGGATCGCGGGACGAGGCGCTCGTGCGGGGCGCCGTCGCGGTGACGGCGCGGCGGCTCTCGGCGACGCGCGTGGCGGTGACGCTCGCGCCCGCGAACGCGGGGCACGCGTTCCCGACGGGGGATCTGTTCCGGAGGCTCGAGGTGTCGGCCGAGGCGCTCGGGCCCGACGAGCTCGTGCTGGGGCAAGCCGAGCGCTACCTGACACGGCACTTCGCGCTGCGGCCCGGGGCCATCGGGCGGAAGCTCGTGGCCGACGATCGGGTGCACGCGGAGCCCGTGACGGTGGAGCTCGACGTCGGTGCCGCCGGCGAGGGGCGGGCGATCGCGTGGCAGGTGGCCTACCAGCGGGTGGCGCACCCGAACGGGGTGGACCTGCGCGACGCGGAGATCGAGGGCGAGATCCGGGTGGCGTCGGGGAGGCTCGCGCCGTGA
- a CDS encoding SMP-30/gluconolactonase/LRE family protein, with protein MKARYSLVVSWIVLVAANGCGGDDPLESEGGGGSSSDVGAGESSGSAGSVGTTTSSGTSAGSAGAGASSATAGSGSGSGGAAAGSGSGGAGAGGAGAGGAGAGGAGAGGAGAGGGDDVSAVCPGGPYAANPLPANGRPQLVRGGFTYVEGPVWVAELGALFFSEINMQSQNTPPLNGPKAKIQKLTPPGTIEVFLENSGTNGLGLHSDGNLIACTHDTRSISVFDLGTKARREVAGSYMGKRFSSPNDVVARSDGNVYFTDPDFQLSAGRPELPTAAYRVSPSGAVSLIGTLETPNGVALSPDESVLYVTEFTPGRIRRYPLSAEGAPGASSDFAANLPKADGMGVDCAGNIYIAWRDGMDVLAPSGARLGSITGMGEVSNVAFGGADRKTLYITAGASLYAMEMNIPGYPN; from the coding sequence ATGAAGGCCAGGTATTCGCTCGTTGTCTCTTGGATTGTGCTCGTTGCGGCGAACGGCTGCGGCGGCGACGACCCGCTCGAGTCGGAGGGCGGAGGTGGATCCTCCAGTGATGTCGGGGCCGGCGAGTCGAGCGGCTCTGCGGGCAGCGTGGGTACCACGACCTCGAGCGGCACCAGCGCGGGCAGCGCGGGCGCGGGCGCGAGCAGCGCCACGGCGGGGAGCGGCAGCGGCAGCGGCGGCGCTGCGGCGGGGAGCGGCAGCGGCGGCGCCGGGGCGGGCGGCGCCGGGGCGGGCGGCGCCGGGGCGGGCGGCGCCGGAGCAGGCGGCGCCGGAGCAGGCGGCGGTGATGACGTGTCGGCCGTCTGCCCGGGCGGCCCGTACGCGGCCAATCCGCTGCCGGCGAACGGCAGGCCGCAGCTGGTCAGAGGGGGGTTCACGTACGTCGAGGGCCCGGTCTGGGTCGCCGAGCTCGGGGCGCTGTTCTTCTCGGAGATCAACATGCAGTCGCAGAACACTCCGCCCCTCAACGGCCCGAAGGCGAAGATCCAGAAGCTCACGCCGCCGGGCACGATCGAGGTGTTCCTCGAGAACAGCGGGACGAACGGGCTCGGCCTCCACAGCGACGGGAACCTCATCGCATGTACCCACGACACGCGCAGCATCTCCGTGTTCGATCTCGGCACGAAGGCGCGGCGCGAGGTCGCCGGGTCGTACATGGGCAAGCGGTTCAGCTCCCCGAACGATGTCGTCGCGCGGAGCGACGGCAACGTCTACTTCACCGATCCCGATTTTCAGCTCAGCGCCGGCAGGCCGGAGCTGCCGACAGCAGCTTACCGCGTGTCCCCGTCGGGCGCGGTGAGCCTCATCGGCACGCTGGAAACCCCCAACGGCGTCGCGCTCTCGCCGGACGAGAGCGTGCTGTACGTGACCGAGTTCACCCCCGGCCGGATCCGTCGTTATCCGCTGAGCGCCGAAGGAGCGCCCGGCGCCTCGTCCGATTTCGCAGCGAACCTGCCGAAGGCCGACGGCATGGGCGTCGACTGCGCGGGCAATATCTACATCGCGTGGCGCGACGGCATGGATGTCCTCGCGCCGAGCGGCGCGAGGCTCGGCTCGATCACGGGGATGGGCGAGGTGTCGAACGTCGCGTTCGGCGGGGCCGATCGAAAGACCCTTTACATCACGGCGGGCGCGTCGCTCTACGCGATGGAGATGAACATCCCCGGATATCCTAACTGA
- a CDS encoding glycoside hydrolase family 30 protein, with amino-acid sequence MNRARASTVGILLAFLLVGCGSSSGPEEPESSGGPGAGAGSSGSTGGNGSTSGNGSTSGTGSTSGNGSATTGSGEGTGGATGSSGAGGDPGGDGGSGGSSTGTGGDPDVVEPTLITSGANEYWKIGTPTEVTSGNADVTVDDAATQQRWDGFGGSFNEMGWNMLSMLSESDRQRAIKLLFDKDEGAGFAYGRIPMGASDYAMDRYSLDEKKDDFTMESFSIARDKEKLIPYIKAALAVRPGLHLWASPWTPPTWMKSNGAFDGGKMKDDANTLKAHALYFAKFVEAYAAEGMTIEAVHPQNEPTYETRYPSCAWTGQLMAKFIGTYLGPLFEERGIKAQIFLGTMSNDAADPGILSAVTGDATAMKYVKGFGLQWNMRGSAAGLKSRNLPIVQTEHQCGNYNWNPPGVPVFNPTTAANDHAYGQESWGLIRDWIKAGVNSYNAWNMVLDPVGKNIDSQRPWPQNALLNVKADTKELILTPAYYVFRHVSQYVDPGAMRVNTTGGDALAFKNPDGTIVTVIYNSGSSAKTTTLSVASKKLQFSVPARGWATVNWK; translated from the coding sequence ATGAACAGGGCACGAGCTTCGACCGTCGGCATATTGCTCGCGTTTCTCCTGGTGGGTTGCGGTTCTTCGAGCGGCCCGGAAGAACCCGAGAGCTCGGGCGGCCCGGGTGCGGGTGCGGGCAGTAGCGGGAGCACGGGCGGCAACGGGAGTACGAGCGGCAACGGGAGCACGAGCGGCACCGGGAGCACGAGCGGCAACGGGAGCGCGACGACAGGCAGCGGCGAAGGGACGGGTGGCGCGACGGGTTCGAGCGGTGCCGGCGGCGATCCGGGTGGAGACGGGGGTTCTGGCGGCTCGTCCACCGGGACCGGCGGTGACCCCGACGTGGTCGAGCCCACGCTGATCACCTCGGGCGCGAACGAGTACTGGAAGATCGGGACGCCGACGGAAGTGACGAGCGGCAATGCCGACGTGACCGTCGATGACGCGGCAACGCAGCAGCGATGGGATGGCTTCGGCGGCTCGTTCAACGAGATGGGCTGGAACATGCTCTCGATGCTCAGCGAGTCCGACCGGCAGCGAGCCATCAAGCTTCTCTTCGACAAGGACGAGGGCGCAGGGTTCGCCTACGGGCGCATCCCCATGGGGGCCAGCGACTATGCGATGGATCGCTATAGCCTCGACGAGAAGAAGGATGATTTCACGATGGAGAGCTTCTCCATCGCGCGGGACAAGGAGAAATTGATCCCGTACATCAAGGCGGCGCTCGCCGTGAGGCCCGGCCTCCACCTCTGGGCCAGCCCCTGGACGCCCCCCACCTGGATGAAGAGCAACGGCGCCTTCGACGGTGGCAAGATGAAGGACGACGCGAACACCCTGAAGGCACATGCCCTGTACTTCGCGAAGTTCGTGGAGGCGTACGCCGCAGAGGGCATGACCATCGAGGCGGTCCACCCCCAGAACGAGCCGACCTACGAGACGAGGTATCCGAGCTGCGCGTGGACGGGGCAGCTCATGGCCAAGTTCATCGGCACCTACCTCGGGCCGCTGTTCGAAGAGCGCGGGATCAAGGCTCAGATCTTCCTCGGCACGATGTCCAATGACGCGGCGGACCCGGGGATCCTCAGCGCCGTGACCGGCGATGCCACCGCGATGAAGTACGTCAAGGGCTTCGGGCTGCAGTGGAACATGCGGGGCAGCGCAGCCGGCCTGAAATCGCGCAACCTGCCGATCGTGCAAACGGAGCACCAGTGCGGCAACTACAACTGGAACCCGCCGGGGGTGCCGGTGTTCAACCCGACCACGGCAGCGAACGATCACGCCTACGGGCAGGAGAGCTGGGGGCTCATCCGCGACTGGATCAAGGCGGGGGTGAACTCGTACAACGCGTGGAACATGGTGCTGGACCCAGTGGGCAAGAACATCGACTCGCAGCGGCCGTGGCCCCAGAACGCGCTCCTCAACGTGAAAGCCGACACGAAGGAGCTGATACTGACCCCTGCCTACTACGTCTTCCGCCACGTCTCCCAGTACGTCGATCCTGGAGCGATGCGCGTCAACACGACCGGCGGGGACGCGCTGGCCTTCAAGAACCCTGACGGCACCATCGTCACGGTCATCTACAACTCCGGCAGCTCCGCGAAGACGACCACCCTCAGCGTGGCCTCCAAGAAGCTCCAGTTCAGCGTCCCTGCCCGCGGCTGGGCCACCGTCAACTGGAAGTGA